The Spirochaeta cellobiosiphila DSM 17781 DNA segment ATATTACTGTGATCACAATGCGGCTCTGAAGAATATCAACCCTATCTATCATGAGGTAAACATAGGATTGGGCATTATTAGACATATCCTGAGATAAATTCAAAAACATAACTGTCAGATGGGTTAAATAATCCTGAGAATCCTTAGTGGGAGTGATCCGATAAGTAATGATTTGTTCAAACAAATTTTTTAAAATCGGCATTTGATCTTTGAACTTACGAAGGGCATATTCCGGATTTGGATCTTTAAGAAGTAATAACTCACTCTGATCAAACTCATCATAAAGAAGAAACCATCGATTGATAGAACTTTTGGTTTTGGTAGCCGAGTATTCAAAAGCCAGTATGGTCAAATTTCGAATGTTCTTTTCGATTTCAAGGGCTTCCTTTTTGTATATACGCCATTTTTCTACAGAATGAAAAGCAAATGCCATATAAAAGGCCGCTGTAATGAGGAGGAGGAATTCACAAATACCAAGAAGGAGAAACTTTTTTTTGAGTGTCATATACTATTCCCTTATTATTGTAACCCCCTGAGGATTAACTTCATTTAACCAGGAATCATCTATAATGCTTTTAAAATCAAGATCAACCTTTTTGTCATGTCTATTAATCCAGCGGAGTTGATTCTCCATAGCAAAAACAAGCGATTGAGGTAAGGAAAGAGTATAAAAATGTCTGGTCCAGCTATAATCCATATAAGCTTCATCTAAATGGAAACGTTCCATCAGAATTGATTTACTGGATTTTTCATTATTTCTTAAATACTCAACGCCCTTTTTAATAGCACTTAGTAATGATATTGTTTGCTTATGATGGGTATCCAACCATCCTTTATCAGCAATCAATAGAAAGTAAAAGGGGTTACCCCTTTGCCCTTCCAGTATCGTATAATCGCCCTTCCAGTCCTGGGCAAGATTGTAAATATTGGGATTCCAGGAATAGACAGCGTCCACATTATCCGCTAGAAGGTTAGCTTCCATCTCTGGGGGATTCATATCGATTAGCTCTACTTGATCCATGGTTATCCCATTGAGAAGAAGATGACTTTCTAAGATATACTCTGAAGCACTGCCTCTGGTCGTACCAATGCGATGACCTAATAGGTCATTTATAGTATTGATGTCTGGATCATAGGGTATAAAGAATTCAATAATCTCAGCCGTACTTAGAACAGCAAGGATTCGAACATTATCAGCATAATTAGGATTCGAGAGAATAACTGAGTCTGAGGCTGTAGTAATTTTGGTATTTCCCGCTTTTAAGTCTTCAAAGGCTAATTTACCAGAATCAAACTCAATGAATCGAAGCTTCAAACCTTCCTCATTCATATATCCTAGTTGATCAGCGACATAGATAGGAGCTGATACCTCACCTTTGTATAGGGATATTTCCAGGATATCCATCTCATTTGGTTTCTTTTGACATCCTAAGACAAGCATAAATAGTAAAGTAAAAGTCATTAACTTTGATATGAATTTATACTTTTTCATAAGCCAATTATAGGATCTCAATATTTATTTTGCAAAATATCAAAAATATTTGATTTTCTCCAATACATGCATATACTCAAAATTATACATGTTTTGTTCTCTTTCTGTTAAGGAGTTATAACTATGGATACTGGACAAATTAATGTCCTATTAGCCGATGATGATGAAGCAGATGTGGAACTTATGATTGATTTATTTGAAGAGTCAAAAATCAAACTTAATCTTTCTGTTGTGTCCGATGGTGTACAAGTCATGAACTTCGTTAGAAAAGTGGATCAGTATATTGATAGTAGTACCCCAGATCTAATTTTGCTAGATCTGAATATGCCTCGTAAAAGCGGAAGAGAAACACTTGAAGAGATTAAATCTGATTCTAAGCTCAGACATATTCCTGTTGTCATACTAACCACTTCAGATTCTAATATTGATATAGTAAAAAGTTATACATCTGGAGCCAGTTGCTATATAACCAAACCAGTAGGTTTGGAACAGCTAAGACAAGTGGTATCCTCTATAGAAAATTTTTGGTTTTCTATTGTTAAGTATCCACAACCTTAAGGAAAGTAAAATGGTTGTTGTAGATGAGAGACAGAATTTAGAGATCCTCCTTATAGATGACGATCAGGGAGATATATTCTTCTTAGAAGAAACCCTTTCAGAGATTCCCAATTACTCCTTTAAGGTACAATCTGCAGACTCTTTGAGCTCAGGGCTTCAAATCCTTCAATCAGCACCTATTCAATTGGTCTTTCTTGATTTACTACTCCCTGATTCGCAAAATCTGACATCCATTAAAAAGATTCGGGAAATATCTGATGATATCCCCATAATTGTGACCACAGGTATGGATAACTTATCCCTTTCCATGACAGCTATGGACGAAGGAGCCCAGTTCTATCTTGTTAAAGACAAGATTAATGTTGAACTATTGCTTCAGTCTATAACCTTTGCTTTAAATGCCAAGGAAACCTATCTCAACAGTCGACTCAACAATCAAATCAAACATCTAATGGATCAAAGCCTGGATGGTCAACTAGTCGTAGGACATGATAAAAGAATTGCCTATATGAATCCTGCCGCTACCAATATATCCCTCCAGGCAGATATTAATTTTGATACTTTGATAGAAGAGATCAAGAACAAGACTGTGGACAATCAATTGGAAGTACTAAATCATTATGGTGATAATCATATTTATGAGCTAAAAGAAGATAATATCGTTTGGGATGGAGCAGATGCCACCATGTATTCCTTAAGAGATGTCACTGAGCATATTCAGCAGAAAAGGCAATTGGCAGAGGCCCTGGACATGAATAAAAAACTTCTAAGAGAATTGAAGCATAGAGTCATTAACAGCTTTACCTTATTATCCAGTATGGTAAGTATTATGATGACGGATAAGAATTCTGCAGAAGCCAATTCCCCATTAGCAGAAATTGAAAAACGAATTGATGCGATGGCAGAACTCTACCATATCGTCTATATAAGCGATGATATTACATCCATGAGCCTTTACTTATATATGGATAATCTGACTAAACATATGACAGAGGATAGGGTTCAATTAACGAATCATACAGAAGATATTAACATTTCCTCAGCCAAAGCTTTATTGCTGGGATTAATATTCGTCGAACTCTTCACCAACTCTGTTAAACATGGTTTTCCCGATGGTCAAAAAGGTCATATTCATATCAATATTACCCAACAGGATGATAATGTGCATATCCTGTATAAAGATGATGGAATCGGATTACCTGAAGACTTTAACCCGGAAGAATCAGACTCTTATGGTATGACCGTCATCAGTGGTTTAACAAAGCAGCTAGAAGGGGAACATCAAATGTATAATGATAAAGGATTAACCTTTAAAATGAGTTTCCCCCTCCAGACAGATTAGGGATCCATCAAAGATATACTGCCATCACTGTTATAGAAAAACTCTCTTACCTTAACATTACGTTTGTGGTTTATTCCTCCAGATAGCTCACAATCATGATAGAAGAGGTACCATCTATTCTGGAATTCCACTATGGAATGGTGAGTTGTCCAGCCTAACACAGGATTCAGTATTCGTCCTCTGTAAGTAAAAGGACCTAAAGGATTAGTACTGGTAGCGTAAACCAAATAATGAGTTGTCCCTGTGCTATAGGAGAGATAATACAAATCTTTATATTTATGAACCCAGGGATCTTCAAAATAACGTCGATCCTCATCACCTGCTTTGAGAGGATTACCCTCTTCATCAAGAATTTGAATAGGAACAGGTGAATGAGCGACTTCCAGCATATTGTCTTTTAATTTAGCACCGATAGGACATAGTGCTTTTTCTTCAGGGCCTGGTTCTTTGTCGTCTGGATTAAAAGAGCCACTCCTCCAGTTTTCTAGTTGTCCCCCCCATAATCCTCCAGAATAGAGATATACAGATTTATCATCATCTTTAAATACAGCAGGATCAATAGAATACATTTCTTTAATAGGCTCTGGTTCTGCCTTAAAAGGTCCTCCAGGTTGGTCTGAAACAGCAACACCTACTCTAAATATATCTTCCTTATCTTTGGCTGGAAAATACAAATAATATTTGCCATCCTTCTCCATAGCATCTGGTGCCCACATTTGTTTTGTAGCCCAGGGAACTTGATCAACATGAAGAGCCAAGCCATGATCGACAACTTCTCCTGGAATGGAGTCCATACTAAAAACATGGTAATCTTCCATTTCATATTGAGTACCCAGGTCATCTTGATCTTTATCGATATCTCTATCATGGGATGGATATAAATAGACCCTACCCTGAAAAACCTTGGCAGAAGGATCTGCTGTGTACATATGAGTAATAAGGGGTTTATCTTGCATTAAGCCTCTCCTGATTCAAATAGAATAAAGCTAGTGTAAAAAGGATTGGCTAAGGTATATAGCGGTTAAAGAACCTCTTTGACTCTGGTGTTTTGCCTGTTCTGATCCTAGGGTAGTTCAACTATTAGTCACTAGGTATTTTCCCCTATGCTAGACCTTATTAGATAGTTTCCATTGTATGGCAAATTGTCTTAATTCACTAGAGGAGCGTAAGTTAAGCTTATTTTTCAAATGATCTTTATGGGTTTCAATGGTTTTTACTGATAGATTCAGCTTTTCGGCTATCTCCCGGGAACTGTAGCCAAATCCTATTAACTCAAAGACATGAAACTCTCTGTCACTCAAATCACTAACATCGGAAGGACTGTCCCTGGTTGAACTAGAAATCATCCGTTCCAATAAACGTTCCTTCACATCATCACTCACATATATCTTGCCTAGAAGAATTGATTCAATAGCATCAAATATCTTAGTGGGGGCAGCTTGCTTCATAACATACCCCTTAGCACCAGCATGAAGGGCTCTTTCAGCATAAAAGCTTTCATCATGCATCGACAGAACCAGGATCTTCAAATGGGGAAACTCCCTTAACAAGTCTTTGATAAGATCAAGACCATTAGAATCTTGTAAGCTTATATCAACTAGTATGATATCCGGAATCTCACGACGTACAACGGCCAAGGCTTCCCAGGAAGAGGCTACTTCTCCTAATATTCGCCAGTTCTCGACACTTTTAATTAGTTGTACAAGACCAGCTCTGAAAATAGGATGATCTTCAACGATAAGGATCTGTTTAATTAGATTGGAATAAGTGCTCATACGGCTCTCCTTTAGGTTTAATACAGGTAATTATGGTGCCTTCACCTTCTTGACTGTGGATATGAAGATAAGCCCCCAAAGCTTCAGCTCTATGACGCATAGAATGAAATCCTATCCCTTGAATATTCTTGATACTTTTTGTCTCAAAACCACAACCATCATCACTAATGGATAACTTAATATGGAATTCCGTTTCACTAATCTCTACCAGAATAGATTGGGAATGGCTATGTTTAATGGCATTTTGTAGCGCCTCTTGAGTGATTCGATAGAGATTAAGGCAATCAGACTCGTTGAGACGAGGTGAGATATCTTCCTGATAAAACTTTGTTACTACAGGAATCCCATATTGAATACTGACTTTCTGACATAGCTCCTCAATACCATATTGGAGACCACTCTCAGATAAAACTGTGGGAAATAAACTATGTGATACTTTAC contains these protein-coding regions:
- a CDS encoding ABC transporter substrate-binding protein, whose amino-acid sequence is MKKYKFISKLMTFTLLFMLVLGCQKKPNEMDILEISLYKGEVSAPIYVADQLGYMNEEGLKLRFIEFDSGKLAFEDLKAGNTKITTASDSVILSNPNYADNVRILAVLSTAEIIEFFIPYDPDINTINDLLGHRIGTTRGSASEYILESHLLLNGITMDQVELIDMNPPEMEANLLADNVDAVYSWNPNIYNLAQDWKGDYTILEGQRGNPFYFLLIADKGWLDTHHKQTISLLSAIKKGVEYLRNNEKSSKSILMERFHLDEAYMDYSWTRHFYTLSLPQSLVFAMENQLRWINRHDKKVDLDFKSIIDDSWLNEVNPQGVTIIRE
- a CDS encoding response regulator; the encoded protein is MDTGQINVLLADDDEADVELMIDLFEESKIKLNLSVVSDGVQVMNFVRKVDQYIDSSTPDLILLDLNMPRKSGRETLEEIKSDSKLRHIPVVILTTSDSNIDIVKSYTSGASCYITKPVGLEQLRQVVSSIENFWFSIVKYPQP
- a CDS encoding response regulator, coding for MVVVDERQNLEILLIDDDQGDIFFLEETLSEIPNYSFKVQSADSLSSGLQILQSAPIQLVFLDLLLPDSQNLTSIKKIREISDDIPIIVTTGMDNLSLSMTAMDEGAQFYLVKDKINVELLLQSITFALNAKETYLNSRLNNQIKHLMDQSLDGQLVVGHDKRIAYMNPAATNISLQADINFDTLIEEIKNKTVDNQLEVLNHYGDNHIYELKEDNIVWDGADATMYSLRDVTEHIQQKRQLAEALDMNKKLLRELKHRVINSFTLLSSMVSIMMTDKNSAEANSPLAEIEKRIDAMAELYHIVYISDDITSMSLYLYMDNLTKHMTEDRVQLTNHTEDINISSAKALLLGLIFVELFTNSVKHGFPDGQKGHIHINITQQDDNVHILYKDDGIGLPEDFNPEESDSYGMTVISGLTKQLEGEHQMYNDKGLTFKMSFPLQTD
- a CDS encoding glycoside hydrolase family 43 protein, with translation MQDKPLITHMYTADPSAKVFQGRVYLYPSHDRDIDKDQDDLGTQYEMEDYHVFSMDSIPGEVVDHGLALHVDQVPWATKQMWAPDAMEKDGKYYLYFPAKDKEDIFRVGVAVSDQPGGPFKAEPEPIKEMYSIDPAVFKDDDKSVYLYSGGLWGGQLENWRSGSFNPDDKEPGPEEKALCPIGAKLKDNMLEVAHSPVPIQILDEEGNPLKAGDEDRRYFEDPWVHKYKDLYYLSYSTGTTHYLVYATSTNPLGPFTYRGRILNPVLGWTTHHSIVEFQNRWYLFYHDCELSGGINHKRNVKVREFFYNSDGSISLMDP
- a CDS encoding response regulator, with translation MSTYSNLIKQILIVEDHPIFRAGLVQLIKSVENWRILGEVASSWEALAVVRREIPDIILVDISLQDSNGLDLIKDLLREFPHLKILVLSMHDESFYAERALHAGAKGYVMKQAAPTKIFDAIESILLGKIYVSDDVKERLLERMISSSTRDSPSDVSDLSDREFHVFELIGFGYSSREIAEKLNLSVKTIETHKDHLKNKLNLRSSSELRQFAIQWKLSNKV